The following are encoded in a window of Arctopsyche grandis isolate Sample6627 chromosome 2, ASM5162203v2, whole genome shotgun sequence genomic DNA:
- the LOC143922489 gene encoding integrator complex subunit 12-like: MCALKLDPNICEALRLLHSSSSDSTDKLRSALDELIAKVDPSRTMANVLPKKYLDIGREKEKEREKEKDKEMDREMERERERERERERERERDCDEISLELLELELTCAVCRHLATQAGNKLVECDFCHKLYHQECHIPIIIETNAESAWQCMTCLDALDFDNASSINSPPMVIECSSSSTANGPISPEKANSVSPPPQIPLDELPTPPKVVTPTINIISGDQRLRIVKKKSNKHRENKRKNKK, translated from the exons ATGTGTGCTCTAAAGCTGGACCCCAACATCTGCGAAGCTCTGCGATTGCTGCACTCTTCGAGCAGCGATTCTACCGACAAATTGCGTTCAGCTTTAGATGAGCTGATCGCTAAAGTTGACCCATCGCGCACCATGGCCAACGTCTTGCCGAAGAAATATTTGGATATAGGGCGAGAGAAGGAAAAGGAACGCGAAAAGGAGAAAGATAAGGAAATGGATCGGGAAATGGAAAGGGAACGGGAGCGAGAACGTGAAAGGGAACGTGAACGTGAACGTGATTGTGATGAGATTTCCCTGGAGTTGCTGGAATTGGAGCTCACCTGTGCTGTCTGTCGCCATCTAGCCACACAAGCAGGCAACAAACTCGTAGAATGTGATTTCTGCCATAAACTCTATCAccag GAGTGTCACATTCCAATTATAATCGAGACCAATGCAGAATCTGCCTGGCAGTGTATGACTTGTCTCGACGCTCTGGACTTCGACAATGCGAGCAGCATTAATTCTCCGCCGATGGTGATCGAATGTTCTTCGTCGTCGACTGCCAACGGTCCGATATCTCCGGAAAAAGCCAATTCCGTGAGCCCCCCGCCTCAAATCCCGTTGGACGAGCTGCCTACTCCTCCCAAGGTTGTAACACCGACTATAAACATCATATCGGGCGATCAGCGGCTTCGGATTGTCAAAAAGAAGTCGAACAAGCATCGTGAAAATAAgcgaaagaataaaaaataa
- the LOC143922487 gene encoding uncharacterized protein LOC143922487, which yields MATQLRSRRGALRGMLTRNANLVEQLPLSVARLEYKLEEARQLRLDFLDTQSELEALEPTEAEDSVRTWDDFEDAYLAYTDAVLDKLDAAKRITLSGGTSPPSDLLPVDQTVRRTVDQLATPPVDQPIRLPALELPTFDGKLEDWPQFSQRFQAAIDGSKVDSVRFQYLTASLTGEARNIIRGLDCAEGAFTTAWSILENRYNNKRLLVPRHVQALLNAEPVGRHVGQGLRRLVDDITMHIRTLGSMGIPVDKWDDVLVTSLSSKLDRYTARQWDMQSVKYEDWTFEKFLSFLKFQCQVQMNGEAIQRLSFTTRESR from the coding sequence ATGGCGACTCAATTGCGAAGTCGTCGTGGCGCCCTTCGGGGAATGCTGACGAGAAACGCGAATCTGGTCGAGCAATTACCGCTGAGCGTGGCCCGACTCGAATATAAGCTCGAGGAGGCGCGCCAACTGCGTCTCGATTTTCTGGACACGCAGTCCGAGTTAGAAGCGTTGGAGCCCACAGAGGCGGAGGATTCCGTGCGAACATGGGACGATTTTGAGGACGCCTATTTGGCATATACAGATGCAGTGCTGGACAAACTAGATGCCGCAAAGCGCATCACCTTGTCGGGAGGAACCTCCCCCCCAAGTGACCTTCTCCCGGTCGATCAAACCGTCCGTCGCACTGTTGACCAACTCGCTACTCCCCCAGTGGACCAACCCATTCGTCTCCCGGCACTGGAACTGCCAACATTCGATGGGAAGCTCGAAGATTGGCCCCAGTTCTCCCAACGCTTCCAAGCCGCAATAGACGGCAGTAAGGTGGATTCAGTCCGCTTCCAATATCTTACTGCCAGTCTTACCGGTGAGGCCCGCAACATTATCCGCGGCCTCGACTGTGCGGAAGGGGCCTTCACCACCGCTTGGTCCATTCTCGAGAACCGGTACAACAACAAGAGGTTGTTGGTCCCGAGACACGTGCAAGCATTGCTCAACGCTGAGCCTGTGGGCCGTCACGTCGGTCAAGGGTTGCGGCGGCTGGTGGATGACATCACCATGCATATCCGCACCCTCGGTTCCATGGGCATCCCCGTCGACAAATGGGACGACGTCCTCGTGACTTCCCTGTCGTCCAAGCTAGACCGGTACACGGCCCGGCAATGGGACATGCAGTCGGTCAAGTACGAGGACTGGACCTTCGAAAAATTTCTGAGTTTCCTCAAGTTTCAGTGCCAGGTGCAAATGAACGGTGAGGCCATCCAGAGGCTTTCGTTCACCACGCGAGAGTCAAGGTAG